Within the Streptomyces vilmorinianum genome, the region TTCCGTTCTGTCCTTACCTGTCCTGGACACCTGTCCGACGGACTTCGACCCACCGTCCCGAGAACCACACATTCGTGGGACCAACGAGGAAGCGTGCCCTGTGGCTGACGTACCTGCCGATCTTGCCGCAGTGTGGCCACGCGTGCTGGAGCACCTCCTCGGAGACGGCCAGCAGGGCATCGAGCCCAAGGACAAGCAGTGGATCGAGCGCTGCCAGCCTCTCGCACTGGTGGCCGACACCGCACTTCTCGCCGTGCCCAACGAGTGGGGCAAGCGCGTCCTCGAAGGACGCCTGGCACCGCTCATCAGCGAGACCCTGAGCCGCGAGTGCGGCCGCCCGATCCGGATCGCGATCACCGTCGACGACTCCGTGGGCGAGCCGACCCCGCCCGCCCCTCCCGTCCAGCAGCAGCCGCGCTACGACGAGCGGCCCCCGGCCGAGAGCTACGACAAGTACGACGGCTACGGCCACCGGCCCATGCCGGACGACGGACTGCCCACCGCGCGCCCCGCCTACCCGGACTACCAGCAGCAGCGCCCCGATCCGGGAGCCTGGCCGCGCACCCAGGAGGACCTCTCCTGGCAGCAGCCCCGGCTCGGTGCCTTCCAGGAGCGCGACCCGTACACGGGTCCGCGGCAGCAGCCCCAGCAGCCGCGCTACGACGAGCAGCCGTCCGCCTACGACCAGCCCCAGCGGCCGGAGCGGGGCGAGTTGCCCGACGCGCCGCGGCCGGGTGCCGGCCCGGGGCCACGCCCCGGCGGCCCGGTACCGGGTCCCGTCGGCGGCGGACCGGGTGTCGGCCGTCCCGGCTCCTCCTCCGGCCAGGGCTCGTCGTCCGGTGCCCCCGGCGAGCAGCACGCACGGCTGAACCCCAAGTACCTCTTCGACACCTTCGTCATCGGTTCCTCGAACCGCTTCGCGCACGCCGCCGCCGTCGCGGTGGCCGAGGCGCCGGCGAAGGCGTACAACCCGCTCTTCATCTACGGGGAGTCGGGCCTCGGCAAGACGCACCTGCTGCACGCCATCGGGCACTACGCGCGCAGCCTCTACCCGGGCACCCGGGTGCGGTACGTGAGCTCGGAGGAGTTCACCAACGAGTTCATCAACTCGATCCGCGACGGCAAGGGCGACACCTTCCGCAAGCGCTACCGCGATGTGGACATCCTGCTGGTCGACGACATCCAGTTCCTCGCGAGCAAGGAGTCGACGCAGGAGGAGTTCTTCCACACCTTCAACACCCTCCACAACGCGAACAAGCAGATCGTGCTCTCCTCGGACCGGCCGCCCAAGCAGCTGATGACCCTGGAGGACCGGCTGCGCAACCGCTTCGAGTGGGGCCTGACCACCGATGTGCAGCCGCCGGAGCTGGAGACGCGGATCGCGATCCTC harbors:
- the dnaA gene encoding chromosomal replication initiator protein DnaA, giving the protein MADVPADLAAVWPRVLEHLLGDGQQGIEPKDKQWIERCQPLALVADTALLAVPNEWGKRVLEGRLAPLISETLSRECGRPIRIAITVDDSVGEPTPPAPPVQQQPRYDERPPAESYDKYDGYGHRPMPDDGLPTARPAYPDYQQQRPDPGAWPRTQEDLSWQQPRLGAFQERDPYTGPRQQPQQPRYDEQPSAYDQPQRPERGELPDAPRPGAGPGPRPGGPVPGPVGGGPGVGRPGSSSGQGSSSGAPGEQHARLNPKYLFDTFVIGSSNRFAHAAAVAVAEAPAKAYNPLFIYGESGLGKTHLLHAIGHYARSLYPGTRVRYVSSEEFTNEFINSIRDGKGDTFRKRYRDVDILLVDDIQFLASKESTQEEFFHTFNTLHNANKQIVLSSDRPPKQLMTLEDRLRNRFEWGLTTDVQPPELETRIAILRKKAVQEQLNAPPEVLEFIASRISRNIRELEGALIRVTAFASLNRQPVDLGLTEIVLKDLIPGGEDSAPEITAPAIMAATADYFGLTVEDLCGSSRSRVLVTARQIAMYLCRELTDLSLPKIGAQFGGRDHTTVMHADRKIRALMAERRSIYNQVTELTNRIKNG